TGACCTCGTGGTCGAGCACTTTCGGCACCCACCAGGCCTTGCCGGCTTCGAGCGCCAGCGGCGCCCGGCGGCTGACGATGCGATAGAGGTAATGGCGCCGCAGCGCCGAAAAACGCGCATCGAAGAACTCGGGAGCCACCCCGACGTCGAGAATGGAGACGCGCTCGCCGGCAAGCCTCAGATGCGCGTTCAACGCATTCTGCAGCTGGTAGGGCGACCACTCCTTCGAAAGATCGGCATGGATCACCTGCCCCATGGCGTGGACGCCGGAATCGGTACGGCCGGCGCCGCGCACCAAGACCGTCTCACCGGTCAGCGAAAGCACCGCCGCCTCGATCGCGCCCTGCACCGAGTGGCCATTTTCCTGCCGCTGCCAGCCGACATAGGGGCCGCCGTCATATTCGACGGTCATGCGGAAACGCGGCATCAGGAAAGCCTCGTGCCCGCCGCAAGCGGCGTGCCCCTGAGGAAATCGGCGGCCGCCAGCGGCTTGCCGCCGGCCTTCTGCAGCCTGGTCAGCCGCACCGCGCCCGAGCCGCAGGCGACCACGAGATCATCGGTCAGCAATCGCCCGGCAGCACCCTGCCCCTCAGCCAGTTCGGACGCCAGCACCTTCACCCGCTCCGGCTTGCCGCCGATCTCAAGCTCGAACCAGGCACCCGGAAACGGCGCCAGGCCGCGGATGTGATTGTGCACGTCGCTGGCATCCCTGGAAAAATCGATGCGCGTCTCGGCCTTGTCGATCTTGGCGGCATAGAGCACGCCGTCTTCCGGCTGCGGCGTCAGCGGCAGGTCGTTCATTTCGAGTTTCACCATGGCTTCCGCCATCGCCTTGGCGCCGACCAGCATCAGCCGGTCGTGCAGTTCGCCAGCCGTCATGTTCAGGCCGATCTCGATCTCGCGGGTGAGTGCGACGGCGCCGGTATCCAGGCCCTTGTCCATCTTCATCACCATCATGCCGGTCTTTGCGTCGCCGGCCATGATCGCCCGCTGGATCGGTGCCGCACCCCGCCAGCGCGGCAGCAGCGAGGCATGACCGTTGTAACAGCCATCCCTGGTGCCGTTCAAAATCGCTTCCGGCAGCAACAGTCCGTAGGCAACGACGACGCCGACATCGGCATTCAGGCCACGAAACCTCTCGCGCTCCTCGGGGTCTTTGAAATTGACCGGGGTGAAAACCGGCAGGCCGAGCAGTTCGGCCGCCTGATGCACCGGCGATTTCTGCAGATCGAGGCCGCGCCGGCCGCCCGGCCGTGGCGGCTGCGTATAGACCGCAACGATCCTGTGGCCGGCATCGACGAGCAGGCGCAGGGTCGGAACCGAGAACTCCGGGGTTCCCATGAAGATGATACGAAGAGACATTTTATATCGCCAATTGAGGATCAACCGTCTTCAAACGGGTTTACGAGCTTGAGATCAAGCCCTTCGAATTCTCTGGTGTTGCGGGTCGCAAGCGTCGCGCCGTTTTCAAGGCAGATGGCGGCAATCATGGCATCCTGGACCGAAATCGGCCGCCCCATGTTTTCACGTTTCGCCCGCAAGCGACCGGTTGCCATGGCCGTTTCCGAATCCCAGCCGGCGATACGATCGCGAAACTGGCCTTTCACCAAATTCTCGATCGCGCGAAAGAAGCGGTCCGATCCTGTCTTCAAGAAAACCCTTTCGGCTCCGTAAATCTGCTCCATCAAGCCAACCGTGCAAAGCCAGATTCTCGCGCCATCCTGCCGCAACATCCAGGCCTTCACCTTTTCATTCGGCACTGGCCTGGCGAACTCGGAAATCACATTCGTATCGAGAACGATCATTCGAAATCCTCGAACGGCCGGCCGAAATCCTTTTTCCGCGCGGCCTCGATTTCGTCCATGATTGCAGCAAATTCATCGTCGACTGCGTTTTCGCTGACGAAAGCGGCGCGTATTGCTTCATACGCCGACAGAGTCTCGGGCTTTGCCTCGGTTTTTCTTTTCAGCGCTTCCCGCAAAAGCTCCTTGGCCTCGTCGGAAAGGCTGTTTCCGCTCCGCTGCGCCGATTCCGCAATGTCTCGCTTCATTGCGTCGGAAATATTTCTGATCAGAAAATCACCCATACGGCGCCTCCATCATGATATCAGTGATATCATAGTGCGTCGCCGGTGAATTTTCAACGTAGCGTCAGAGCGCCTTGGACTTCGCCGCCTTGGTGAATTTCTTGATCACCATCTCCCGCTTCAGCCGCGAGATGTAATCGATGAACAGCACGCCGTTCAGGTGGTCGATCTCGTGCTGCAGGCAGGTGGCGAGCAGGCCGTCGGCTTCCACGGTCTGTTCCTTGCCGTTGCGGTCGAGATATTTGACCGAGACGACAGCCGGGCGCTCGACCTCAGCATAATAATCCGGAATCGAAAGACAGCCTTCCTCATAGACGGAACGCTCGTCGGACGATTTGACGATCTCAGGATTGATGAAGACCTGCGGCTGCTTTTCCTCGCCCTCGCGGGCGATGTCGATGACG
The nucleotide sequence above comes from Rhizobium indicum. Encoded proteins:
- the truA gene encoding tRNA pseudouridine(38-40) synthase TruA — translated: MPRFRMTVEYDGGPYVGWQRQENGHSVQGAIEAAVLSLTGETVLVRGAGRTDSGVHAMGQVIHADLSKEWSPYQLQNALNAHLRLAGERVSILDVGVAPEFFDARFSALRRHYLYRIVSRRAPLALEAGKAWWVPKVLDHEVMHAAAQRLVGKHDFSTFRAAHCQANSPVRTLDRLDVTRNGELIEIRATAQSFLHNQIRSFAGTLKLAGEGKWTPDDVEAALKARDRKACGPVAPPDGLYFMQVDYPDVIPDRRRPVTDTDANDGDADDPS
- the fmt gene encoding methionyl-tRNA formyltransferase — encoded protein: MSLRIIFMGTPEFSVPTLRLLVDAGHRIVAVYTQPPRPGGRRGLDLQKSPVHQAAELLGLPVFTPVNFKDPEERERFRGLNADVGVVVAYGLLLPEAILNGTRDGCYNGHASLLPRWRGAAPIQRAIMAGDAKTGMMVMKMDKGLDTGAVALTREIEIGLNMTAGELHDRLMLVGAKAMAEAMVKLEMNDLPLTPQPEDGVLYAAKIDKAETRIDFSRDASDVHNHIRGLAPFPGAWFELEIGGKPERVKVLASELAEGQGAAGRLLTDDLVVACGSGAVRLTRLQKAGGKPLAAADFLRGTPLAAGTRLS
- a CDS encoding type II toxin-antitoxin system VapC family toxin, giving the protein MIVLDTNVISEFARPVPNEKVKAWMLRQDGARIWLCTVGLMEQIYGAERVFLKTGSDRFFRAIENLVKGQFRDRIAGWDSETAMATGRLRAKRENMGRPISVQDAMIAAICLENGATLATRNTREFEGLDLKLVNPFEDG
- a CDS encoding FitA-like ribbon-helix-helix domain-containing protein; translated protein: MGDFLIRNISDAMKRDIAESAQRSGNSLSDEAKELLREALKRKTEAKPETLSAYEAIRAAFVSENAVDDEFAAIMDEIEAARKKDFGRPFEDFE
- the def gene encoding peptide deformylase, giving the protein MTIKPLIILPDPVLRQLSTPIERLDSDLQRLADDMLETMYDAPGIGLAAIQIGVPRRVLVIDIAREGEEKQPQVFINPEIVKSSDERSVYEEGCLSIPDYYAEVERPAVVSVKYLDRNGKEQTVEADGLLATCLQHEIDHLNGVLFIDYISRLKREMVIKKFTKAAKSKAL